CCAGCTGGCGGCGAATATTATTGCGATCAGTACATTATTTTCTGTGGTTACCGCGAGCCTCGGGCTTGCGCTTTTGAAGGTATATCTCCCATGACTGAAGTACCTGTATGGATACTGGTAATTGCCGGCTTGATCATTTTCGGTTTGTCGGCGGTGGCTACCTATTACTGTCTGGAATTGCGCAAGGCGCGTAAACGCCAGACCCAACAGCTGCAGGAGATTGAAGCCGCCGCAGAGGCGCAGCGCGACCGGGTCAATACCAGCATCCAGATTATCGCCAAAACGCTGCTCGACGAGGGGGTGGGTCTGACGGAGGCATCGCTGCGTATCCGGGTTTTACTGGATTCCTTGCAAGTGGAGCCAGCGGTGAAAGAGGAGTTTGTGGCGTTTTATCAGGTGTCTGACCAGACCAGCCACATCCCGATTCTGGAAGACTGGAAGAAGCTTTCCCGCAAGGAAAAATTTGCTTTTGAGAAAGAGATGGCGCGGGTGGAATCCGAGTACCGCGATTTCGCACTGGACGCGGCCAAGCGTATTCTTGGCCGCAATTTCTAATACCCGACTCTATTTCTTGACCAGAAGTACACCGGACTCGGTGTGATCGGTATAGGGGAACTGGTCGAAAATCGCAAAGCGCGCAACCTTGTGGGTTTTGCTCAGTGCCTTGAGGTTTTCCAGCTGGGTTTCCGGGTTGCATGAGATGTACAGGATGCGCGGATAGCGGGCGACCATCGCACAGGTATCCGCATCCAGCCCGGCGCGAGGTGGGTCCACCAGCACCGTTGAGAAGTCGTAGCTGTCCAGATCAAAGTCCTTCAGGCGACGGAAGGGGCGCACCTTGTCGATGGCCTGGGTGAATTCCTCGCTGGACAGGCGCACGATATCCAGATTCTCTACTCCGTTCGCGGCAATGTTTTCCTGAGCAGCGTTTACGGACACTTTGGAAATTTCAGTCGCCAGTACCTTGCGGAACTTTTCTGCCAGGGGAATGGTGAAGTTGCCATTGCCACAGTAGAGCTCCAGAAGATCGCCGCTGTTGTCGTCACAGCAGCTTCTCGCCCAATGGATCATGGCGCGGCAGATGTCACCATTGGGTTGCGTGAAGCTGCCCTCGACTTGCTTGTACTGATATGTGCGCCCATCGATCTCCAACTGTTCGATTACGTAGTCCCGCTCCAATACCAGCTTTTGCTTGCGTGATCGCCCCAGGATGGGAACACCGAGGGAGGCCTGCAACGCGCGCGCCTCTTGCTCCCACACTTCATCCAGCGGCTTGTGATAGATCAGGGTGATCAGGGCATCGCCGCTCAGGGTGGTGAGGAATTCAGTGCAGAACAACCGTTTGCGCAGAATCTCGCTCTGGTTAATGGCCTCGAGCAGTGGCGGCATCAATGCGTTGATCCGGCGGGAGCCGACGGTAAACTCGTCGATCACAAACGGCTTTTTGTATTCACCTTGCTTGTACATGGCGTAGTCGACACGGCCGCCTTCCTGCCACATTTTGAACTCCGCGCGCAGACGGTAGTGGCTGGGCGGCGACGGAAATACCTCGGGTTCCAGATCGGTGAACGGGGCGAAATCCGCCCGCAGGCGGTCCACCTTCTGGTCCAGTTGCTGCTGGTAGTTGTCAGTATTTACGCGGTGAAGAGCCATGAAAAAGAGCCGTATCTGGTGAAATCAATCGGGCGCGGATTATACGCGAAAGTGATACAGGAGTAGGACAATGGCCGTGGGGCAGTTGGAAATTGTAGTGCGCGGGCAGGGGCTGCACGAGTTTACCGCCGATGTGGCCCATTGGCTGGCGGGTCAAAGCTATGGTGGTGATGGGCTGTGCACGCTGTTCATCCAGCACACGTCCGCCAGCCTGTTGATTCAGGAAAACGCCGATCCCAGCGCCCGAGTGGACCTGGAGCGCTGGCTGAACCGGTTGGTGCCGGAAAATGATCCGCTGTATACGCACACGCTGGAGGGGCCGGACGATATGCCCGCGCATATCAAGTCGGCGCTCACCGCCAGCAGCCTGAGTATCCCGGTGATCGGCGGGCGCCTCGCGCTGGGCACCTGGCAGGGGATTTACCTGTGTTTAATTGGGGGCTTTTTCGTATAAAAGGATTGACCGCCCAGGTTTCCGCAGTAATGTGGTGGTATGAAGAAGATCATTTCCACCAAAGAATTTCTGATCAACGGGACCCCATATCCTGGATTCCCCTTGTTCTACGATAATGAACATAGGCTTGTTAAAGACGTTCACAGGTACTTGGTTAAGCGGTGCATCATTAATGGTAGAGTTAAAGAGACTTCATGGGGGCAATACGGCCATAGCCTTTATGATTACTTCGATTGGCTAGAGGCAAACTTCGTAGAAGTCGAGGGTGGTATATCAATAGGTGATGCCTGGAAGCTAGGTTGTGGTTCTGACGACAGTCCGGAACGCTCTGTTTTGGCGCAGTACCGAGATTGGTTGCTTAGACCACTGAATCATCCAACTCATCCTGGCTGTGGTCTTGCTATTTCTACTGTTAATGATCGCTTGGGCGAAGTTATCCGGTTCTATAGATACGCTTTGCGTGAGCGTTTAATCGGCCGACCGCCGTTTGATCTTGACGAAATCAAAGTCAGAAGGCCGACTGGGTTTCTAGGCCATACTGATGCATCACAAGGGGTTGTCCATTCGCCTAACGTTCTTCTTCGCAATCGTCGAGCACTAATCAAGGTTCTCTCGAAACACCAAATTAGAGAGTTTTTAGAATGCATTACGAATAATAAACACAAGATCTTTGCGCGCCTTGCACTGGGCTCAGGAATGCGTAGAGAAGAGCTTAATACGTTTCCTCTAAAGTACGTTGTCAATACTGCGTATCTACCAAAAGAAAAACATTGGGTACGTGTGTATCTTGATCCTAGGGACATGCGTATCAAAGGAGAGCAGCCACGAAGTATCCTGATTAGTCGTGCGCTTATGGCCGATCTTTGGCTGTACGTAATTCACGAACGACCAGTGGAGGAAGTGCGCTCAGGTAAGAAACAATTAGTGTTGTTTCTGAATCAGCAAGGTAAGCCATATGATGTCGACCATTCAAGTATTGCTGAAGGATGGAAGAAATTTGGTCTAACTTACCCGGTAAACCTTCACACACACAGACACACCTACGCGACACACACGCTGTATAGTCTGAACAGACTCAAGGCTATGGGGAAGTACAAAGGTGATCCCATACTTTTTGTCAAGAATCGATTGGGGCATGCTTCAATTCATACAACGATGAAATATCTACATGTGCTGGATGATTTGGATGTGGAGGACTTGCAGTTTAACCATGATCTGGATCTAGAAGAGCTTACCATGGACGATGAGATAGTGGGGGAAGATGGCTAAACGAAAGAGTCGAAAAGATTCCTCGGTTATCGATGTAGCTACTTTCCAAGAGAGAGATAACTCGACAACTAACACTCAAGAAACATTGCCTATCGCTACGGCAATTGAGCTTCCCAAAAGCACAAGCGTATCTTTGAGACAGCTCAAATTCGATGATTTATATGGAATTGGCTGTGACGATATTATCGCTCGCGCTCAATGCAAGCTTAAGAAGCTAGTGGATGAACATGTTGATACACGAGGAAAGTCACTATCACTCAAGACTATCCGCAGCTATCACAGCGCTCTTAGGGTATTTGGGAGATTTTGCCAGATAGAAGCTAAATCTAGAGATGCAGAGTTATTATTCAGTGATATTAACGAAATTCTCATACAGCATTTTTTAAATTATCTTTATGAGCTCGGAGTAGGAAGGACTCACTTTAGCAACGTCAAACAACTGCTCGTTCGATGCGGGATTGGCAAGTCTTTTTTTCCAAAGAATCCGTATCCGAATAGTAATCGGAAAATGAAGGGTCAAAAAAAGCTGTCCAAAGACGAACGTGCCCTGGTTGCGCGCGCCGTAAAAAAAGATTGGAGCGCTATTCGGCAGAGCAGTGGCGAATTGACTACCCAACAATTGGTCTCCTGCATTGTAGGAATTGCCCTGCGTACCGGCATGAATCCGACGCCTCTAGTTGAGTTGCGGACAGATTGCCTTCTGCCACACCCTCTGAAGGATGATCGTATGGTGATCGTGTCTTACAAACGTCGGGGTAATCAGATCAATGTGACTCCGGCCAAGAAGCACCTAAATGGCGCTACGTTTAAAACGGCGCTACCTGACGTAATAGAAATTGTTAAGCTAATTGAGGAGCGCAATGCGAAGGTTCGATCAAATTCTGAGTATCCAGACCGTCTGTTTGTTGGTTCCGCCAGAAAAAGTAACCACCAGCATCAGTTAGGCGATCCGATAGTTGTGACGGCAGATATGCTAAATCAACGGAATGGCTTAGCCGGATTTGTGAGGCGGAATGAGCTTTATGACGGATTTGATAATCTGCTACAACTGAACACCATGCGGCTCAGGAAGAGTTTTGAGAATCGTATCTGGGAGCTTTCAGGAGGAGACCCGTTTATGACGGCAGCAGCAGGGAATCACTCGGTGAGAGTGTCTGATACTCACTACTTAGAAGTACCTGAAGATGCCGATGAGAGATTGCAATTTATCGGTGAAACTTTCGTGAATAAATTGTTGGCCTCTGACGCAGAGTCCACGCCGGTTGCGCACTGTAAAGATTCTCTAGATGGCCACCGAGCGCCAAAAAACGGAAATTACTGTGATGCGTTCCTAGCGTGCTTTCGATGTAAAAGTTTTGTTGTTACCGAGGATGATTTACATAAGCTATTTAGCCTTTATTGGATGCTGGTGCGGGAGCGAGATGTCATGAGTACGCGTGCTTGGTCAAGGCACTTTCGTCATATTCTACGTACTATCGACGATAATATTGCCCCTCAGTTTGATATTTCGAAAGTGCAGTCGATGCGCGAACATGCGAAACATAATCCTCATCCTTATTGGCAAACTCTCGACCAACTTGGAGGCCTCGAAAGTGTCTACTAAGCCGAGGCATGTCATCCAGTTGAACGAGGCAGTGCAAGCGATTAGAGAGCGTCAAGAGGTCGATCGTACGCTGTTTATCACGACACACAGTAGGTACGGTGACGAAGTTATTAAATTGCCGCTTAGCTGGTTCCCGGTAGATACAAGAAAAAACAATCAACAACTTAATTTCTTGACCGTGCCCGAGTGCTGGCGCGAGCCAATCCGCCAAGCGGTTACTCGTTTGCTGTCGCGTGTTGGCCCAAAAGGCACCAATAAACGAGGGGGTACTATTGTAAGCCTTTTTCGGCATATGCGCTCATTCGCAAAGTGGTGTTCAGGTGTGGGGTATGGTCCTGAGTCGTTGAGTGAAGATGCATACTCATCTTATTACCATCGTTGCAAGGTACTCCCTGGGCAAAAGCCTGGCACTAGGCTGGGCGCTGGAGCGATAAAGCATCGACTTTCCGCAGTGGAATCCCTTTTTAGCCTTCTCAAGGGAACGAGTTTTGAAGTTCCTGAGCCTTGGCCTGAGACCAGCGCGTATGCATTATCTGGCGTAGCGAAGGAAAGAGGCGCAATCCTGGCCGGAAAAACGATATTAATGACAGAGGACGTCGTAACGAAGATTTTCCAAGCGGCGGTGTCAGTGATGGACGGTGCGGATAACTTGTTTACGGTTGAGGCAAAGCTAACTAATGTTGTGCGCACAGCTCCAGAGGGGGTTACTCGAAAAGCTTTAGAGAAGAGGCTGGCGCAAGTTTCGCGTAATGCCGGCTTTAAACGTAAGCGAGAAGTTAATGAAGCGCGTTCTCGCTTGCGCGATGCTTGCGCTATCGTGATCTTGATCACTGTGGGTATGCGTATCAGTGAATTGGTGAGCATTAAGGCCGGAGGCTACCGACATGAAAGCCGCGAAGACATCACACTTTACTTTATTGAAGCCCATGTAGCCAAAACAGGAGATGGTCTATCTGAATTTGTCGCCCCAGAGATCGCTATACGTGCCTTTAGAGTCCTGGAACAATTGTCTGTCGATCTGAGAGCTAGGCATATGGAATTACTCGACGCGACACGAATCTCTGGTGATTCGCATAAATACGCAGAATTAATAGCTCACGAACAAGGGTTATTCCTCGCCAAGAGCAATAAGAATGGCACGATTTCGACTCACACCGGTATGAATGTTAGGCTGAAAGCTTTCGTTGCTGGGTTAGGGATTGATTGGGATTTTAATAGCCACCAGGCTCGCCGAACTTTTGCAGTCAACGTAGCAAGGTCCAGTCGTGGAGATCTGATGCTACTGAAAGAGCATTTTAAGCATTGGTCATTAGATATGACGGTATTGTATGCCGCGCATGAATCAGCTGATGAGGAATTATGGGACTGCGTATATGACGCAGTAAGTAATTTGCGAGTGGAAACAATTGGGCGCTGGTTAGGTGGAAATGCTTTACTCGCTGGCGGGCTAGCTCACAGAATGATGACCTTAAGAGCTAATGATGAAGATGTGAAGGTTTATGGTTCACGCGAGAAGCTGATCGAAGTCGTGTCCGAGACCGTCAATATCCGTAGTACAGGTGTGGCCTGGTGCACTGCAGCTGACATCAATTGCGGTGGCGGCTATGGAATGGAAAGAACGCGATGCGCTGATTGCTCTAGCTCAGTGATTGAGGCTAGTCCACACCAGGCGAAGTGGGAAGCAATGCTGATTCAACAGTTGGAGCTGAAGGAATTGAGCGATATTGGTGTTGCGGCGAAAGAAAGAGCAGAGAGAGACTACCAGCACTGCAGGCAGGTTTTGACTGACTTGGGTTGCGATGTCGATGCATTAGAGGCTGAGCCTATTTAGTGAAAGCACTTGAATAAAGTTTGCACACTGTGGGTAATTTGTGCGTGACTGATTCTCGAAGAAACCGCCAGTAGTGTTTAGTAGACAAGGATAGAAGTCGGACTATTTTCCTCTTTTGCTTCGTTGCAGAGCATTAATCAGCACGTCTAATCCTTCATGGGGGTCTGCCTGCAGGGTTTCGCAGTACTCTACAAACTCTGCAATGTCAATACGCTTTCGCTCCTGCTCGATCTTACCAATAATCGAGTGATGCCGACCAAACAGTTCGGCTGCTGCACGAATAGACAAGCCGCGCTCCTCCCGCTTCTGTTTAAGCCATTGGCGGAGCTTTTCGTGTTCGTATGAGTATGGGGTTCGCTTCATTGTCTCGATGTTAGAGACGAAGTACAATGGCGCGAAATTCGAGACAAGCAGATGTACTATGAAGCCGTTAAAGGTGAAGCCTGAGTTGGCCTCCTTATTGAAGAGTGGCCAATTTGAGACCTTTTCTGTACCCCGTATTAGAGATGCATATCAGAGCCTGACAGGTACTGGTGATAAGCCCAAAAAGGTAGTCAGTCAGTTAGTTAAGAGACACCTGCGTAAGCTTGAAGAGTGTGGTGTCTTGAGGAGGAGAAATACTGATAGGCTTCATCCAATTGAGTATCAGTTGGTTGACGTATCTCGATTACATCGATCAGGAACGGTTGATCTTGAACTTTCTGCAGTAGCTGAAGTGGGATCAGAGCCATTTCCCGCTGAGGTCATTCAAGGCCTTAAGGCGAAATTGAATAAATATCGAACAGAAATGCTCTCTGCTATGGGGGCCCTCGAAGAGTACGAGGCAATAGTCCAAGCCAGCCCCTATCTCAAAAATACTATTCAATCAAAGTATGACCAAACACGAGAGGACTACGCCAAAACCCTAGGAAAGGTAAAGGCTCTAGAGTCTCTTATTGTTCTCACTCCAAACGCATAACCTATATGAACTTACGCCTTTGGCAGGCCGAATGCATCTCATTGGCCTACGAGCAGTATTGCTCAAATATTCGCCATTTTATGTGTCTTGCGACCCCAGGTGCTGGAAAGACAGTAATGGCTTCAGTACTTGCAAAACGCCTGTTCGATATGGGCATGATCGATATGGTGATGTGTTTCTCGCCCTCAATCTTGGTGGCAGACGACTTCCGTAAAGAGCTTGAAGCTCAGACTGGGAGGCGATTGACCGGCCAATTAGGTGCTCATGGTTTCTCAATTACATATCAATCTATGAGTTCAATGAGCCCAGATTTCTGGGAAATCTTAGAAAATTTTCGTGTATTTGTAATATTTGATGAAATTCACCATTGCGCTGCCACCGAAGTGGGTAAAAGCAACAGTTGGGGGGAAACCATTCATCGCTACATCCGTGGCAAGACAGCCTACACGCTTGCCTTGACGGGCACGCCATGGAGATCGGACAGTATTCCCATAGTGCTTGCTGACTACTGTAAAAATTCGGGGAGTGTGCAATGTGATTTCCGCTATGGCCTCGCTGCAGCAATTGCTGATGAAGTCTGCAGAACACCAAGAATTACCGCGGTCGACAATTCCCAAATTTGCGTCACGGCAGGTCAAGAGTCTTATCGTTACTCTTCTTTTCGAGAATTGCTCTCGCAGTCGGATTGTAGTTATCAGGATCTATTAGATGATGAGGTTCTAATCATTGAGATCTTGCGTCTAGCTGCCGCTAAGTTGGACAGCTTGAGAAGAAAAACCCCAAATGCTGGCGGACTCATTGTTGCAACTTCTGTTAGTCATGCACGCAAAATCGCCCGCCTCTTGTACGGTGAACTAAACGAAACAGCGGAAATAGCCACTTATGTGGACGAAAAGCCAATGGCGACCATTCGTAAGTTCCGTAATAGCTCCAGAAAATGGATTATTTCCGTTGGTATGATCAGTGAGGGCACTAACCTCCCGCGGCTGAAGGTTTGCTGTTATCTGACTCGTGTCAAGACAGAACTCTATTTTCGACAAGTTTTGGGTAGAATCCTTCGCTCTACGGGCCAGTTAGGTGAGAGCGGTTACTTATTTATGCCCGCGGAACCGACATTAGTCGAGTATGGACAGCGAGTCTCAGAAGATATTCCAGAATCTAACATTCTAACTTTCGAAAAGGCTGTTTCGAGTGTCCGAGTTGATATTTCTCAGGATTCTTTATGTTGCGGGGATGAGGGGGAAGGGAACACCACAGCGACAGAGCACGAAATGTTCACCTTTGATGAGGCACTAGTAGTATCTTTAGAGCCTTCCGATTCGCTGTTGACGCTAGCAGAATCCTATGAGGCTTGCGTCAAGATTTCCGGAGATTTCGTTCAGAGACTGCTAGAGATAAGTGGAGCTGAGTTTGAAATTTCTGGTAATCCTCCTGCCGGCCAATTGCCTCAATAGTGAAACTACAAATTCAGTTTTTTCCGGTGTATCAAAATCGAGTACCAACATATGATTGCAGATCTTAACTGGCTGCCAGTTTGAAATCACTATCATCCTCTTCCTGAATACAGGAAACACCCCTGACACGATGGTAACGAAGTGAATCTGGCACATAAAATATGGACACGGTTGATGAGTGCTCCTCAGAAAATACATCATTATCTATTAGCGCGCACATTGGTTCCTCAGAAACCTTGCTTGCCTCAGGGAATAGTGCAAAACAGGAGCCGGCTTGATCCTGCTGAACAGAACTATAGAGTATTCCATCCGCAAAATCCCTAAACTTGACCCTTCAATATTCAAAGATAAACTGAGTTGATAGATATGGGTTGCTCTCTGCACGCCGTGCAGGTCTCGACATACTGAAAACCAATTCTTTAAAGAAGGATCTTGCATGGGAATGTCGGAGAACGTCATCGTGGTAAATGTCATCTACAGCAGAGCAGTCTGGTAGCTTATTTAGATCTATTAGATTCAATTTCGACAGCGCACGGAACTCCGCTGAAACCGCAAGGTCGCCCACAATTGGACGAATTTCACTAATGCATGTGCTCCTATTAAAAGCACCATAAAACACTGATATTCCTGACGGGCTCATTCGCTGATCTGATGCCAACTGGGGTGGTGTCGGCCCTAGCTCACTACACGGCTCAGCCTGCATTTTCTTTAGAGCATTTATTGATGAGGCTATTCTTGCTCTATATAGTGGAATTTGATAGTCAATTACTTTGATAACGTTCTTGCTTTCTAAATCAAGATCATCAGTTAGGATATGAAAAAGATCATCCAAGAACTCCTTCGCGTCTCGATTGAAAAACCGATGACCACTTGCAATACTTCGAAGAAAATCTCTCTATCCAACAGTAAACTCGTTATCGGTTAAATTTACATCATTTATCATAAAGCATTGATCAATCAATTGCAGGGCATTTGGATCAACAAACTCCAGTTCCAGGGCCTCACATAATTGACTATTAAATCTCTCTGACTTTGAGGGTGGGTGGAAGTCGAGGCGATCGAAAATTTCTCGGATAGGAAGATCGGCACCACAATCAATGTCCACCTTGGTCATCTGCGGCAAAGCATCAAAAGGAACAAGAGTGCTTTCAAATAGCGCAACAATATGCTCCACTACTATCATTTCATCGACACCTGTCGCCTCATTACCGCAGTGCGCACATTGCTCCAATAAACCGCGCCCGATTACAAAGTGCTTCAAAGCTGGGCTAATCATACATTCTTCGTAAATCATAGAATAAGTCTCAATTTCCCGTCAGCTTCCCATGCCTAATATGGATCATAACTTATGCGCGCTTACTAAATAGCAGTCCCAGCGAGTTTTCACTCTTCACTGGACAAGAATACCGGTGTTGGGTGTTTCGGTCGACAGGAGACAGTAGGCATTCGGACAAAGCTTCTGCGCCAAGCCGAACGGGTGATACTTGGGCGGGGGAGGCGGAACCTTCGATTTTCATGGCAAAGGTTCAACACTGCCAATTGCGAGATGGCCGTGCAATTGTGGGTCGCGTTAGCCACTTGCAGAAGCGTGATATGTTGACAGGAATTGGTCTGGTAAAGTTCGAGGTGCCGACGAGCGTGCACAAAATGAATTGCTGTTACATTGCTAGCTATTGAATTGGGGGTATCCCCCGCTCTCATTAAAAGAGCGGGGGAAGGGTTTAGTATCTACATTTAGTAACAACGCCTGCTTCGACGCACGTGATCTGATTGTTGCCAGAGGGGGTCAGCGGAACAATTTGTGGAGCAGGCTGGTTCATTATGCTCTGCTGCATCTGCCAATTAAACTGACTTAAGCTATTTATAGTTTGTTGTAAAGCGTGCTGGGATTGTTGTTGATGCTGCAACTGCTGTTGACGAGCCAGCTGTTGCTGTAATTGTCGTTGCTGTTCTGCCGTTTCTGCCTGTTGCATCAAATTCTCAAGGTTCTCCTTGTATGCCGCAAGTGCGCGTTGATAGGGTTCATTAAATTGATCGCGCCAATTACAAATCTTAGTTGCAACTTCCTCATCAAGGCCGTCGATATGA
The nucleotide sequence above comes from Microbulbifer salipaludis. Encoded proteins:
- a CDS encoding RES family NAD+ phosphorylase is translated as MDDLFHILTDDLDLESKNVIKVIDYQIPLYRARIASSINALKKMQAEPCSELGPTPPQLASDQRMSPSGISVFYGAFNRSTCISEIRPIVGDLAVSAEFRALSKLNLIDLNKLPDCSAVDDIYHDDVLRHSHARSFFKELVFSMSRPARRAESNPYLSTQFIFEY
- a CDS encoding DUF2489 domain-containing protein → MTEVPVWILVIAGLIIFGLSAVATYYCLELRKARKRQTQQLQEIEAAAEAQRDRVNTSIQIIAKTLLDEGVGLTEASLRIRVLLDSLQVEPAVKEEFVAFYQVSDQTSHIPILEDWKKLSRKEKFAFEKEMARVESEYRDFALDAAKRILGRNF
- a CDS encoding secondary thiamine-phosphate synthase enzyme YjbQ, with product MAVGQLEIVVRGQGLHEFTADVAHWLAGQSYGGDGLCTLFIQHTSASLLIQENADPSARVDLERWLNRLVPENDPLYTHTLEGPDDMPAHIKSALTASSLSIPVIGGRLALGTWQGIYLCLIGGFFV
- a CDS encoding helix-turn-helix domain-containing protein, with protein sequence MKRTPYSYEHEKLRQWLKQKREERGLSIRAAAELFGRHHSIIGKIEQERKRIDIAEFVEYCETLQADPHEGLDVLINALQRSKRGK
- a CDS encoding phage integrase SAM-like domain-containing protein codes for the protein MAKRKSRKDSSVIDVATFQERDNSTTNTQETLPIATAIELPKSTSVSLRQLKFDDLYGIGCDDIIARAQCKLKKLVDEHVDTRGKSLSLKTIRSYHSALRVFGRFCQIEAKSRDAELLFSDINEILIQHFLNYLYELGVGRTHFSNVKQLLVRCGIGKSFFPKNPYPNSNRKMKGQKKLSKDERALVARAVKKDWSAIRQSSGELTTQQLVSCIVGIALRTGMNPTPLVELRTDCLLPHPLKDDRMVIVSYKRRGNQINVTPAKKHLNGATFKTALPDVIEIVKLIEERNAKVRSNSEYPDRLFVGSARKSNHQHQLGDPIVVTADMLNQRNGLAGFVRRNELYDGFDNLLQLNTMRLRKSFENRIWELSGGDPFMTAAAGNHSVRVSDTHYLEVPEDADERLQFIGETFVNKLLASDAESTPVAHCKDSLDGHRAPKNGNYCDAFLACFRCKSFVVTEDDLHKLFSLYWMLVRERDVMSTRAWSRHFRHILRTIDDNIAPQFDISKVQSMREHAKHNPHPYWQTLDQLGGLESVY
- the trmA gene encoding tRNA (uridine(54)-C5)-methyltransferase TrmA — encoded protein: MALHRVNTDNYQQQLDQKVDRLRADFAPFTDLEPEVFPSPPSHYRLRAEFKMWQEGGRVDYAMYKQGEYKKPFVIDEFTVGSRRINALMPPLLEAINQSEILRKRLFCTEFLTTLSGDALITLIYHKPLDEVWEQEARALQASLGVPILGRSRKQKLVLERDYVIEQLEIDGRTYQYKQVEGSFTQPNGDICRAMIHWARSCCDDNSGDLLELYCGNGNFTIPLAEKFRKVLATEISKVSVNAAQENIAANGVENLDIVRLSSEEFTQAIDKVRPFRRLKDFDLDSYDFSTVLVDPPRAGLDADTCAMVARYPRILYISCNPETQLENLKALSKTHKVARFAIFDQFPYTDHTESGVLLVKK
- a CDS encoding tyrosine-type recombinase/integrase; translation: MESLFSLLKGTSFEVPEPWPETSAYALSGVAKERGAILAGKTILMTEDVVTKIFQAAVSVMDGADNLFTVEAKLTNVVRTAPEGVTRKALEKRLAQVSRNAGFKRKREVNEARSRLRDACAIVILITVGMRISELVSIKAGGYRHESREDITLYFIEAHVAKTGDGLSEFVAPEIAIRAFRVLEQLSVDLRARHMELLDATRISGDSHKYAELIAHEQGLFLAKSNKNGTISTHTGMNVRLKAFVAGLGIDWDFNSHQARRTFAVNVARSSRGDLMLLKEHFKHWSLDMTVLYAAHESADEELWDCVYDAVSNLRVETIGRWLGGNALLAGGLAHRMMTLRANDEDVKVYGSREKLIEVVSETVNIRSTGVAWCTAADINCGGGYGMERTRCADCSSSVIEASPHQAKWEAMLIQQLELKELSDIGVAAKERAERDYQHCRQVLTDLGCDVDALEAEPI
- a CDS encoding DEAD/DEAH box helicase: MNLRLWQAECISLAYEQYCSNIRHFMCLATPGAGKTVMASVLAKRLFDMGMIDMVMCFSPSILVADDFRKELEAQTGRRLTGQLGAHGFSITYQSMSSMSPDFWEILENFRVFVIFDEIHHCAATEVGKSNSWGETIHRYIRGKTAYTLALTGTPWRSDSIPIVLADYCKNSGSVQCDFRYGLAAAIADEVCRTPRITAVDNSQICVTAGQESYRYSSFRELLSQSDCSYQDLLDDEVLIIEILRLAAAKLDSLRRKTPNAGGLIVATSVSHARKIARLLYGELNETAEIATYVDEKPMATIRKFRNSSRKWIISVGMISEGTNLPRLKVCCYLTRVKTELYFRQVLGRILRSTGQLGESGYLFMPAEPTLVEYGQRVSEDIPESNILTFEKAVSSVRVDISQDSLCCGDEGEGNTTATEHEMFTFDEALVVSLEPSDSLLTLAESYEACVKISGDFVQRLLEISGAEFEISGNPPAGQLPQ
- a CDS encoding tyrosine-type recombinase/integrase: MKKIISTKEFLINGTPYPGFPLFYDNEHRLVKDVHRYLVKRCIINGRVKETSWGQYGHSLYDYFDWLEANFVEVEGGISIGDAWKLGCGSDDSPERSVLAQYRDWLLRPLNHPTHPGCGLAISTVNDRLGEVIRFYRYALRERLIGRPPFDLDEIKVRRPTGFLGHTDASQGVVHSPNVLLRNRRALIKVLSKHQIREFLECITNNKHKIFARLALGSGMRREELNTFPLKYVVNTAYLPKEKHWVRVYLDPRDMRIKGEQPRSILISRALMADLWLYVIHERPVEEVRSGKKQLVLFLNQQGKPYDVDHSSIAEGWKKFGLTYPVNLHTHRHTYATHTLYSLNRLKAMGKYKGDPILFVKNRLGHASIHTTMKYLHVLDDLDVEDLQFNHDLDLEELTMDDEIVGEDG